ctcctgccagctccagccagctccttccagctccatccagctccttccagctccagccagctccttccagctcaagccagctccttccagctcctgccagctccagccagctccttccagctccttccagctccagccagctccttctagctcctgccagctccagccagctccttccagctccttccagctccagccagcttCTTCTAGCTACTTCCAGCTCAAGCCAGCTCCTTCTAGCTCCTTCCAGCTCcatccagctccttccagctccagccagcttcttccagctccagccagctccttctgtctccttccagctccttctgtctccttccagctccagccagctccttctgtctccttccagctccagccagctcctgccagctccagccagctccttccagctcctgccagctccatccagctcctgccagctcctgccagcttcagccagctccttctgtctccttccagctccttctgtctccttccagctcctgccagctccttccagctccagccagctccttctgtctccttccagctccagccagctccttccagctcctgccagctccatccagctccttccagctccagtcagctcctgccagctcctgccagctccagccagctccttccagctcctgccagctccttccagctccagccagctccttctgtctccttccagctccttctgtctccttccagctccagccagctccttctgtctccttccagctccagccagctccttccagctccttccagctccatccagctccttccagctccttccagctcaagccagcttcttccagctccagccagctccttccagctcctgccagctccttccagcttcagccagctccttcccactccagccagctcctgccagctccttctagctccttcccactccagccagctcctgccagctccttctagctccttccagctccagccagctcctTCCATCTCCTTCCATCTCCGTCCAGTTCCTTTTATctccttccagctccagccagcttcatccagctccagccagctccttccagctcctcccagctccttccagctccttccagctccagccagctcctgccagctccttctagctccttccagctccagccagctcctTCGAACTCCAgccagcttcttccagctccttccagctccttccagctccttccagctccagcctgctccagccagctccttccagctccttccagctccttccagctccagccagctccagccagctcctTCCATCTCCGtccagctcctttctgcttcctccagctccatccatctccatccagctccttccagctccttctgTCTTTGCcatccagctccttccagctccttccaggtccttccaccttctccatcCACCTCCATCCATGATCTCCATCCATCCTCTCCATCCACCCATCTCCACCCATCTCCATCCTTCTCCATCCACCCATCTCCACCCATCTCCACCCATCTCCACCCATCTCCAtccttctccatccttctcCTTCCATCTTCTTCATCCATCTCCATCCATGATCTCCATCCATCCTCTCCATCCACCCATCTCCATCCATCTCCATCCTTCTCCATCCACCCATCTCCACCCATCTCCACCCATCTCCACCCATCTCCACCCATCTCCATCCTTCTCCATCCACCCATCTCCACCCATCTCCACCCATCTCCATCCATCTCCAtccttctccatccttctcCTTCCATCTTCTTCATCCATCTCCATCCATGATCTCCATCCAtcctctccatccatccatctccatccatctccatccatccctctccatccctctccatccctctccaTCCATCTCCATCCATCTCCACCCTACTCCAtccttctccatccttctcTTTCCATCTTCTTCATCCATCTCCATCCCTCTCCATCCATCTCCAtcttctccatcccttcccccacctccatccctcccccttccatcccctccctccctcctccctctcagcCCACGGCTCTGTGCCCCCCACGcgtccccagccccttccctctccctcctcagcctcttctcgcGGGTGAACgaggagcagctcctctctaGCGCCACCTTCCGgcgcctgctggcactgctggacaACTACGAGGCGCTGCCAGGGCACAACGAGACGGTGACGgcgcaggaggaggaggaggaggaagccttCCTCGAGGCTGTCTTCCAGACCCCAGTCATGGCCACGCTGAGCGACTTCTTCCTGGCCAAGggtgagggggaagaggagggtcagggagTGGGGGTGGCTGTCCCCATGTCCTCCCGTCCCCATGTCCTCCTGTCCCCAAGGACCTCCTGTCCccatgtgctgctgtccccatgtgctgctgtccccatggATCTCCTGTCCCCAAGGACCTCCTGTCCccatgtgctgctgtccccatggatctcctgtccccatgtgctgctgtccccatggATCTCCTGTCCCCAAGGACCTCCTGTCCccatgtgctgctgtccccatggATCTCCTGTCCCCATGTCCTCCTGACCCCATGTGTTGGGGTCCCCatgtcctcctgtccccatgTCCTTCTATCCCCATGTCCTCCTGTCCCatgtcctcctgtccccatgtgctgctgtccccatgtcctcctgtccccatggatctcctgtccccatgtgctgctgtccccatggATCTCCTGTCCCCAAGGACCTCCTGTCCCCatgtcctcctgtccccatgtcctcctgtccccatgTCCTCCTGTCCCTAAGGACCTCCTGTCCccatgtgctgctgtccccatgtGTTGGGGTCCCCATGGACCTCCTGTCCCCATGCCCTTCTATCCCTatgtcctcctgtccccatgtcctcctgtccccaaggacctcctgtccccatgtgctgctgtccccatggatctcctgtccccatgtcctcctgtccccaaggacctcctgtccccatgtgctgctgtccccatgtgctgctgtccccatggATCTCCTGTCCCCAAGGACCTCCTGTCCccatgtgctgctgtccccatggatctcctgtccccatgtgctgctgtccccatggATCTCCTGTCCCCAAGGACCTCCTGTCCccatgtgctgctgtccccatggATCTCCTGTCCCCATGTCCTCCTGACCCCATGTGTTGGGGTCCCCatgtcctcctgtccccatgTCCTTCTATCCCCATGTCCTCCTGTCCCatgtcctcctgtccccatgtgctgctgtccccatgtcctcctgtccccatggatctcctgtccccatgtgctgctgtccccatggATCTCCTGTCCCCAAGGACCTCCTGTCCCCatgtcctcctgtccccatgtcctcctgtccccatgTCCTCCTGTCCCTAAGGACCTCCTGTCCccatgtgctgctgtccccatgtGTTGGGGTCCCCATGGACCTCCTGTCCCCATGCCCTTCTATCCCTatgtcctcctgtccccatgtcctcctgtccccaaggacctcctgtccccatgtgctgctgtccccatggatctcctgtccccatgtcctcctgtccccatgGATCTCCTGACCCCATGTGTTGGGGTCCCCATGGACCTCCTGTCCCCATGTCCTTCTATCCCCATGTCCTCCTGTCCCatgtcctcctgtccccatgtcctcctgtccccatgTGTTGGGGTCCCCATGGATCTCCTGTCCCCAAGGACCTCCTGTCCCCACGTCCTTCTGTCCCatgtcctcctgtccccatgtcctcctgtccccatgtgctgctgtccccatgtcctcctgtccccatgTCCTTCTGTCCCatgtcctcctgtccccatgtcctcctgtccccatgtgctgctgtccccatgtcctcctgtccccatgtcctcctgtccccatgtcctcctgtcccatgtcctcctgtccccatgtcctcctgtccccatgtgctcctgtccccatgtcctcctgtccccatgTCCTTCTGTCCCCATGTGCTGCTGTCCCATGTCCTTCTGTCCCCATGTCCTTCTGTCCCCATGTCCTCCTGTCCCatgtcctcctgtccccatgtccttctgtccccatgtgctgctgtccccatgtcctcctgtccccatgtcctcctgtccccatgtcctcctgtccccacgtcctcctgtccccatgtccttctgtccccatgtcctcctgtccccatgtcctcctgtccccatgtgctgctgtccccatgtcctcctgtccccatgtcctcctgtccccacgtcctcctgtccccatgtccttctgtccccatgtcctcctgtccccatgtcctcctgtccccatgtgctgctgtccccatgtcctcctgtccccatgtcctcctgtccccatgtgctgctgtccccatgtcctcctgtccccatgTCCTCCTGTCCCCACGTCCTCCTGTCCCCATGTCCTTCTGTCCCCATGTCCTTCTGTCCCCACGTCCTCCTGTCCCCATGTCCTTCTGTCCCCATGTCCTTCTGTCCCCatgtcctcctgtccccatgtgctgctgtccccatgtccttctgtccccatgtccttctgtccccatgtcctcctgtccccatgtgctgctgtccccagggctgTACCCCTCGGAGGTGGCCTTCAGGGCTGACCTGCGGCAGATGTGGTTTGGGCTCTACTCCCGCTCCGGGGGCAGGGCTCTGGACTCGTCTGGCTTCGAGCATGTCTTCTGCGGTAGGGCAGGCGTGGGACGCCagggggcactgctgggcacagctggcaccgaGCTGGGGGGACACggagggatggagcagggtGGGACAGCCCCGGTGGGGGTGTGGGAGGcgttgtggggggggggggggggtggattGAGGGGCACAAGGGATGGAATGGGGACAGGGAGAAcggagctggggggggacatgggaggaagaggagggatggAAATGAGGGGACACAAGGGATGGAATGGGGACACCATGGGGACAGGGACAATGGAGCTGGGGGGAtgtgggaggaagaggatggatgGAGATGAGGGGACACAAGGGATGGAATGGGGACaccctggggacagggacaatggagctgggggggatatgggaggaagaggagggatggAAATGAGGGGACACAAGGGATGGAATGGGGACACCCTGGGGACAGGGAAGGGGGAGCTGGGAGGACACAGTGGAGACAGGACAGGTGGAGCTGGGGGGGAcatgggaggaagaggatggatgGAAATGAGTGACACAAGGGGATGGAATGGGGACaccctggggacagggacaatggagctgggggggacatgggaggaagaggagggatggAAATGAGGGGACACAAGGAGATGGAATGGGGACACCATGGGGACAAGGACAATGGAGCTGGGGGGGacatgggaggaagaggagggatggAAATGAGGGGACACAAGGAGATGGAATGGGGACACCATGGGGACAGGgaagggggagctggggggacaGGACAGGCGAAGCTGGGGGGGacatgggaggaagaggagggatggAAATGAGGGGACATAAGGGATGGAATGGGGACaccctggggacagggacaaTGGAGCTGGGGGGacatgggaggaagaggagggataGGGACAccctggggacagggctggtgGGGCTGAGGGGAcatgggaggaagaggatggatgGAAATGAGAAGACACAAGGGATGGAGTGGGGACACCATGGGGACAGGGACAATGGAGGTGGGGGGACataggaggaagaggagggatggGGACACCCTGGGGACAGGGAAGGGGGAGCTGGGAGGACACAGTGGGGACAGGACAGGTGGAGCTGGGGGGatgtgggaggaagaggagggatggAAATGAGGGGACACAAGGGATGGAATGGGGACACCCTGGGGACAGGGAAGGGGGAGCTGGGAGGACACAGTGGGGACAGGGACAATGGAGCTGGGGGGAtgtgggaggaagaggatggatgGAAATGAGGGGACACAAGGGATGGAATGGGGACACCATGGGGACAGGGACAATGGAGCTGGGGGGatgtgggaggaagaggagggatggAAATGAGGGGACACAAGGGATGGAATGGGGACACCCTGGGGACAGAGACAATGGAGCTGGGGGGatgtgggaggaagaggagggatggAAATGAGGGGACACAAGGGATGGAATGGGGACACCCTGGGGACAGGgaagggggagctggggggacaGGACAGGTGAAGCTGGGGGGGacatgggaggaagaggagggatggAAATGAGGGGACACAAGGAGATGGAATGGGGACACCCTGGGGACAGGGAAGGGGGAGCTGGGGACACGAGGGGACATGGTGGGTGGGGTTGGGGAGGCACAGAGGGGTGAGGATGATGGAGGTAGTGGGGGGACATTGGGGACAGGGAGGATGGAGGTGAGGGGACACAGTGGGGACAGGGCAGATGGAGCTGGGGGCACACGAGGCGTGGGAAGGATGGAGTGGGGACACCCTGGGGAcagggaaggaggagctggggacacGAGGGGACATggtgggtggggctggggggagggacaCAGTGGGATGAGGATGGTGAAGGTAGTGGGAGGCCGCAAGGGGACGCTGTGGGGCCAGGGAagggggagctgggaggaggactaaagggctggggaagggggtgccaggggtgggtgggtggcACTGGTCGTGCCTGGGCAATGCCagcctgcccctgtgccaggggagctgaagaaggggCAGGTGTCTGGGTGCCACAGCTGGGTGCAGCTCTACCTCCTGGAGCGCTCCGGGGAGCTCAACTACCTGAGCTACAGCTACGACGGCCCCGTGAGTGCCACCTGGCAGGGGACAGTGCCACCTGGCAGCGGACAGTGCCACCTGGCAGGgacctggctgccagcagccctcaggGTGCCACCAGCACCTGCCAGGTCCCCAGCCAAGGCTGCTGTTCCCCTGGCCTgtccctcagctcctgcttcctTTGTCACCATCCTCAAGGTCCCTGCCACTGCCATGTCCCCATGCCCGCTCTTGGCCACCCCCATGCCACCCTCCCTGGCCCCAGGGCTCCTGTGCCACGTCGGCAgtccccaaccccccctgctcacccctgtgccacccagagcttccccacagccctgtccccacCGAGGCTCTGCCCAGGTTGTCCACCATGGCCATACCCAGAGGTGACCTTGGTGCCCATGCCCACTGGTGCCCACGCAACACATCCTCCCCACGACTCACCCCCAAGAGTCACCTTTGTGCCCATGCCCATGGGTGCCCACCCAACACATCCTCCCCCACGACTCACTCCCAGGGGTCACCTTGGTGCCCATGCCCAGGGGTGCCCACCCAACACATCCTCCCCCACGACTCACACCCAGGGGTCACCTTGGTGCCCATGCCCAGGGGTGCCCACCCAACACATCCTCCCCCACGACTCACATCCAGGGGTCACCTTGGTGCCCATGCCCAGGGGTGCCCACCCAACACATCCTCCCCCACGACTCACTCCCAGGGGTCACCTTGGTGCCCATGCCCACGGGTGCCCACCCAACACATCCTCCCCCACGACTCACACCCAGGGGTCACCTTGGTGCCCATGCCCAGGGGTGCCCACCCAACACATCCTCCCCCACGACTCACCCCCAGAGGTGACCTTGGTGCCCATGCCCAGGGGTGCCCACCCAACACATCCTCCCCCACGACTCACACCCAGGGGTCACCTTGGTGCCCATGCCCAGGGGTGCCCACCCAACACATCCTCCCCATGACTCACACCCAGGGGTCACCTTGGTGCCCATGCCCAGGGGTGCCCACCCAACACATCCTCCCCCATGACTCACACCCAGGGGTCACCTTGGTGCCCATGCCCATGGCTGCCCACCCAACACATCCTCCCCCACGACTCACACCCAGGGGTGACCTTGGTGCCCATGCCCAGGGGTGCCCACCCAACACATCCTCCCCCACGACTCACCCCCAGAGGTGACCTTGGTGCCCATGCCCACGGCTGCCCACCCAACACTTGCCCTGCCCACAGTGGACCACCTTCCCTGACGTGCTGGCACTGCAGTACCGCTGGAGGGGGCACCTCAAGAGCATTGGCACCACCCTGATGGGTGCCAGCCCTGAGTTCGACCTCGCCCTCTACACCCTCTGCTACAAGACCAGACCTGACCGCCtgtgagtggggggggggggggggggagggggggtccCACGGACGGGGGGGAGGTCGTGGGGGGGGGCACACGGGAGGGGTCATCACCATCCCTTGTCCCCACAGGTGCCACCTCAGCCTGGGGGGCAAAGCTGTCACCATCCAGACCTACTCCTGGGCCAACTCCTTCTATGGGCACAGGCAGCGCTTCGTGGCCACCTCCTACCCTGTCAGCCCCTGAGGGACCCCCCCCGAGAAATAAACCTCTGCTAGGGCCCCCCCCATGGAAATAAACCTCTgctggacccccccccccccccatgaaaATAAACCTCTGCTGGGCCCCCCCCCCAGGGAAATAAACCTCTgctggaccccccccccccagggaaATTAAGCTCTGCTGGGCCCCCCCCCAGGGAAATTAAGCTCTGCTGGACCCCCCCCCCATGGAAATAAACCTCTGCTGGACCCCCCCCCAGGGAAATTAAGCTCTGCTGGGCCCCCCCCCAGGGAAATTAAGCTCTGCTGGGCCCCCCCCCAGGGAAATTAAGCTCTGCTGGGCCCCCCCCAGGGAAATTAAGCTCTGCTGGGCCCCCCCCAGGGAAATAAACCTCTGCTGGACCACCCCCCCCAGGGAAATTAAGCTCTGCTGGGCCCCCCCCCAGGGAAATTAAGCTCTGCTGGGCCCCCCCCCCAGGGAAATTAAGCTCTGCTGGGCCCCCCCCCAGGGAAATTAAGCTCTGCTGGGCCCCCCCCCAGGGAAATAAACCTCTGCTGGACCACCCCCCCCAGGGAAATTAAGCTCTGCTGGGCCCCCCCCCAGGGAAATTAAGCTCTGCTGGACCCCCCCCCAGGGAAATTAAGCTCTGCTGGGCCCCCCCCCAGGGAAATTAAGCTCTGCTGGGCCCCCCCCCCAGGGAAATAAACCTCTGCTGGACCCCCCCATGGAAATTTACCTCTGCTGGACCCCCCCCCAGAGAAATTAAGCTCTGCTGGTCACCCCCCCCCAGGGAAGTTAACCTCTTCTGGATCCCCCCCGGGCAATAAACCCCTGCTGGACCCCCCCAGGGCAAtaagcctctgctggacccccCCCAGTAGCACTGAGGTCAGGGGGCTGGGGATGTCCTCTCCcaccctgtgcccccccccagacccccgagcccagggcaggctcctgctgggTCCCTGTGGCCCCAGGGGGGTGCGGATGGCCCCGAGGGtctctgtcccctcctgctggggggggggggtggcatggggggggggggtgaggtgTCCCCGGTGGGCAtgtggctgtgtggcacagggctGCCAGCGTGCGCCTGGCATGGATGTGGCACTGCACACTTGTCCCTGTCACTGCATATGTGACCTTAGCGTGTCCCTGTCACTGCACACTTGTCCCTGTCACTGCACACATGACCTTAGTGTGTCCCTGTCACTGCATATGTGACCTTAGCATGTCCCTGTCACTGCATATGTGACCTTAGCATGTCCCTATCACTGCACATGTGACCTTAGCGTGTCCCCGTCACTGCATATGTGACCTTAGTGTGTCCCTGTCACTGCATACATGTCCCTAGCGTGTCCCTGTCACTGCACACATGAACTTAGCATGTCCCTGTCACTGCATATGTGACCTCAGCATGTCCCTGTCACTGCATATGTGACCTGAGCATGCCCCTGTCACTGCACACATGACCTTAGCGTGTCCCTGTCACTGCATATGTGACCTTAGCATGTCCCTGTCACTGCATACATGTCCCTAGCGTTTCCCTGTCACTGCATATGTGACCTCAGCATGTCCCTGTCACTGCATATGTGACCTGAGCATGCCCCTGTCACTGCACACATGACCTTAGCGTGTCCCTGTCACTGCATATGTGACCTTAGTGTGTCCCTGTCACTGCATACATGTCCCTAGCGTTTCCCTGTCACTGCACACATGTCCTTAGTGTGTCCCTGTCACTGCATATGTGACCTTAGTGTGTCCCTGTCACTGCACACATGTCCTTAGTGTGTCCCTGTCACTGCATATGTGACCTTAGCATGTCCCTGTCACTGCACACATGACCTTAGCGTGTCCCTGTCACTGTACATGTGACCTTAGTGTGTCCCTGTCACTGCACACTTGTTCCTGTCACTGCACATGTGACCTTGCCATGTCCCTGTCACTGCACTCATGTCCTTAGCGTGTCCCTGCCACTGCACATGTGATCTTAGCATGTCCCTGTCACTGCACACTTGTCCCTGTCACTGCATATGTGACCTTAGTGTGTCCCTGTCACTGCACACATGTCCTTAGCGTGTCCCTGTCACTGCGTATGTGACCTTAGTGTGTCCCTGTCACTGCACACATGACCATGGCATGTCCCTGTCACTGTGCATGTGACCTTAGTGTGTCCCTGTCACTGCATATGTGACCTTAGCATGTCCCTGTCACTGCACACTTGTTCCTGTCACTGCACACGTGACCTTGCCATGTCCCTGTCACTGCATATGTGATCTTAGTGTGTCCCTGTCACTGCACACAGGTCCCTAGCATGTCCCTGTCACTGCACATGTGATCTTAGCGTGTCCCTGTCACTGCACACTTGTCCCTGTCACCGTACATGTGACCTTAGTGTGTCCCTGTCACTGCATACATGTCCCTAGCGTGTCCCTGTCACTGCACACATGAACTTAGCATGTCCCTGTCACTGCACACGTGACCTCAGCATGTCCCTGTCACTGCACACATGACCTTAGCATGTCCCTGTCACTGCATATGTGACCTTAGTGTGTCCCTGTCACTGCACACATGGCCTTAGTGTGTCCCTGTCACTGCATATGTGACCTTAGTGTGTCCCTGTCACTGCACACATGTCCTTAGTGTGTCCCTGTCACTGCACACATGACCTTAGCATGTCCCTATCACTGCATATGTGACCTTAGTGCGTCCCTGTCACTGCACACATGAACTTAGCATGTCCCTGTCACTGCATATGTGACCTTAGTGTGTCCCTGTCACTGCACACATGACCTTAGTGTGTCCCTGTCACTGCATATGTGACCTTAGTGCATCCCTGTCACTGCACACATGAACTTAGCATGTCCCTGTCACTGCATATGTGACCTTAGTGTGTCCCTGTCACTGCACACATGACCTTAGTGTGTCCCTGTCACTGCACACATGACCTTAGCATGTCCCTGTCACTGCATATGTGACCTTAGTGTGTCCCTGTCACGCACACATGCCCTTAGCGTGTCCCTGTCACTGCATATGTGACCTCAGCATGTCTCTGTCACTGCACACATGTCCTTAGTGTGTCCCTGTCACTGCACACATGACCTTAGCATGTCCCTGTCACTGCATATGTGACCTTAGTATGTCCCTGTCACTGCACACTTGTTCCTGTCACTGCACACGTGACCTTGCCATGTCCCTGTCACTGCACACATGTCCTTAGTGTGTCCCTGTCACTGC
This is a stretch of genomic DNA from Pogoniulus pusillus isolate bPogPus1 unplaced genomic scaffold, bPogPus1.pri scaffold_231_arrow_ctg1, whole genome shotgun sequence. It encodes these proteins:
- the LOC135174033 gene encoding uridylate-specific endoribonuclease C-like → MEGALGLLWLLAVGSVGGSSLGSPLGGQQQQEGSPRAVSEQELSWVSEQLYEAERGKVGTEDILLRLQHRISAQQASEGIDYASQSPRLCAPHASPAPSLSLLSLFSRVNEEQLLSSATFRRLLALLDNYEALPGHNETVTAQEEEEEEAFLEAVFQTPVMATLSDFFLAKGLYPSEVAFRADLRQMWFGLYSRSGGRALDSSGFEHVFCGELKKGQVSGCHSWVQLYLLERSGELNYLSYSYDGPWTTFPDVLALQYRWRGHLKSIGTTLMGASPEFDLALYTLCYKTRPDRLCHLSLGGKAVTIQTYSWANSFYGHRQRFVATSYPVSP